Proteins from a single region of Choristoneura fumiferana chromosome 27, NRCan_CFum_1, whole genome shotgun sequence:
- the LOC141443626 gene encoding serine protease 33: MPAVSSTWLPYNHHSSKHIQETNHFTNHVQKNFKLHKQVEKNTGHLNNPSHGQEKLKTGHRQSRGKVLELTRWRKKTKWRLSSGVLIPLMILNVTSHAEAVESLTSRMLATLLGYPLSCSVGGEARECSLALTCWLRGGARTRGCGGGWLLACCVARKQEDNHSSSSVSSEWRYKAPPRLRSVPQRNVVPNNVFRRRVDDDASQVDCGLPASRMLQKRIIGGREARFAEFPWQAHVRISEFQCGGVLVSHWFVATAAHCVSRARPRDIVVWLGAHDTSAGSDTALKVGVVQKILHPLFQFRMTQPDRYDVALLKLSRPIAYASHILPICLPEPTLELRGKSGVIAGWGKTDTSNGHTGTNLLRSATVPILSTEQCIKWHQSKQISVEIHSEMLCAGHPDGHQDACLGDSGGPLIVFDSGRYYLAGITSAGFGCGVDHQPGIYHNAQLTAPWMRQVLNPPNNYIDF; encoded by the exons ATGCCAGCGGTGAGCTCGACATGGCTCCCATACAACCATCATAGCTCGAAGCACATACAAGAAACAAACCACTTCACTAACCATGTACAAAAGAACTTCAAACTTCATAAacaagtagaaaaaaatactggccACCTAAATAACCCAAGCCATGGACAAGAAAAACTTAAAACAGGTCATAGACAAAGTAGAGGGAAGGTGTTAGAGCTCACAAGATGGCGGaagaaaacaaaatggcggctgAGTTCTGGGGTCCTAATTCCGTTGATGATTTTGAATGTCACGAGCCATGCGGAGGCAGTTGAAT CTCTCACCAGCCGTATGCTAGCAACACTGCTGGGCTACCCCCTATCATGCAGCGTCGGTGGAGAAGCCCGCGAATGCTCCCTGGCGCTGACATGCTGGCTGCGTGGAGGAGCAAGGACGCGTGGCTGCGGGGGCGGATGGTTGCTAGCTTGCTGTGTTGCACGTAAGCAGGAGGACAATCACAG CTCATCCAGCGTATCATCGGAGTGGCGGTACAAGGCTCCACCGCGCCTGCGCAGCGTCCCACAGCGCAACGTAGTGCCCAATAATGTGTTCAGGCGGCGAGTGGACGATGATGCCAGTCAG gtGGACTGTGGGCTGCCAGCTAGCAGAATGCTCCAGAAAAGGATCATTG GAGGCCGCGAGGCGCGGTTTGCGGAGTTCCCCTGGCAAGCGCACGTGAGGATCTCAGAGTTCCAATGCGGAGGAGTCCTAG TGTCGCACTGGTTCGTAGCGACGGCAGCGCACTGCGTGTCCCGCGCCCGGCCGCGCGACATTGTCGTGTGGCTCGGCGCACACGACACTAGCGCTGGATCGGACACTGCGCTCAAAGTTGG GGTCGTCCAGAAAATCCTTCACCCACTTTTCCAGTTCCGAATGACGCAACCGGACCGTTACGACGTGGCCTTACTCAAGCTGTCACGCCCCATTGCTTATGCCAGCCACATTCTGCCCATCTGCTTGCCGGAGCCAACCCTGGAACTAAGGGGGAAGAGTGGCGTCATCGCGGGATGGGGGAAGACGGATACCAGCAATGGGCATACGGGGACGAATCTGCTGAGGTCTGCCACTGTGCCTATACTGA GTACCGAGCAGTGCATAAAGTGGCACCAGAGCAAGCAAATATCAGTCGAGATTCATTCGGAGATGCTCTGCGCGGGGCACCCGGACGGCCATCAGGATGCTTGCTTAG GTGACTCCGGCGGTCCCCTGATAGTCTTCGACAGCGGCCGCTACTACCTGGCCGGCATCACTTCAGCCGGTTTCGGCTGCGGCGTTGACCATCAACCCGGCATCTACCACAACGCACAACTCACAGCGCCCTGGATGCGACAAGTTTTAAACCCGCCAAACAACTATATCGACTTTTAA